A genome region from Proteus vulgaris includes the following:
- a CDS encoding N-acyl-D-amino-acid deacylase family protein, giving the protein MKTIFKNATVIDGTGASAFQADVVVNEGKIIKIGQFEAKVNDQIIDATGKIVCPGFIDTHTHSDLSALLNPALSAKIRQGITTELLGQDGVALAPLPEQYISAWRKNIAGLDGDSDRIDWHFKNTEGYLGMLEARGSATNLAYLVPHGNIRMEAMGLEGNPSTREDVAKMCEILERELKAGAFGLSTGLIYMPCAFGDTAEMIELCKVTAKHNGIFVVHQRSEADDIIESTQELIDIAKASGVWLHISHMKVCGKKNWGLIDEMLGMLEQAQKEGIRISFDQYPYVAGSTMLGVILPPWVHAGGTEKLLERLASPELRKKMIEDIEKGIPGWDNFIDFAGLENIYVTSSKTEKNQDAVGLSLVELGKLRGKDPYNATFDLLYEEENAVGMVDFYGTEEHVIKFLCRPEQNVCTDGLMGAGKPHPRVFGAFPRVLGKYVREEKCLTWEQAIRKMTGKPAEVLRLTDRGLIKEGYAADIVMFDPETIIDKGTFVEPNQYPEGIDLVMVNGRIALVNGIESYACSGHVLRA; this is encoded by the coding sequence ATGAAAACAATATTTAAAAACGCCACTGTTATTGATGGAACAGGGGCAAGTGCATTTCAAGCTGATGTTGTGGTTAATGAAGGTAAAATAATAAAAATCGGTCAGTTTGAGGCGAAAGTGAATGATCAGATTATTGATGCCACAGGAAAAATAGTTTGTCCCGGTTTTATTGATACTCACACTCACTCTGATCTTTCTGCTCTGTTAAATCCCGCTTTATCCGCCAAAATCCGTCAAGGGATCACCACTGAATTGTTAGGGCAAGATGGTGTCGCGTTAGCGCCATTACCAGAACAATATATCTCAGCATGGCGTAAAAATATTGCGGGGTTAGATGGTGATTCTGACCGCATTGATTGGCATTTTAAAAATACCGAAGGTTACTTAGGTATGTTAGAAGCGAGAGGCTCTGCAACGAATCTTGCTTACCTTGTTCCTCATGGCAACATTCGGATGGAAGCGATGGGATTAGAAGGTAATCCGTCTACTCGTGAAGATGTCGCCAAGATGTGTGAGATCTTAGAGCGTGAGTTAAAAGCAGGGGCATTTGGCTTATCAACAGGACTGATTTATATGCCTTGTGCCTTTGGTGATACCGCTGAAATGATCGAACTTTGTAAGGTCACTGCAAAACATAATGGTATTTTTGTTGTTCACCAGCGTAGTGAAGCCGACGATATTATTGAATCAACTCAAGAACTTATTGATATTGCTAAAGCATCGGGTGTTTGGTTGCATATTTCCCATATGAAGGTTTGCGGTAAGAAAAACTGGGGATTAATCGATGAAATGCTAGGTATGTTAGAGCAAGCACAGAAAGAGGGCATTCGTATCTCTTTTGACCAATATCCGTATGTCGCAGGCAGCACCATGCTTGGGGTGATTTTACCGCCTTGGGTTCACGCAGGAGGTACAGAGAAATTATTAGAACGCTTAGCTTCTCCTGAGCTGCGTAAAAAGATGATTGAAGATATCGAAAAAGGCATTCCAGGTTGGGATAACTTTATTGATTTTGCGGGGTTAGAAAATATTTATGTGACGAGCTCTAAAACAGAAAAAAACCAAGATGCCGTTGGTCTTAGTCTTGTAGAGCTAGGCAAATTAAGAGGTAAAGATCCGTATAACGCAACCTTCGACCTGCTATATGAAGAAGAAAATGCAGTAGGAATGGTGGATTTTTATGGCACAGAAGAACACGTTATCAAATTCTTATGTCGCCCCGAACAAAACGTATGTACTGATGGATTAATGGGAGCCGGTAAGCCTCATCCCCGTGTATTTGGTGCATTCCCTCGTGTTTTAGGGAAATACGTCAGAGAAGAAAAATGCCTTACATGGGAACAAGCTATCCGCAAAATGACAGGTAAACCTGCTGAAGTTCTTCGATTAACGGACAGAGGATTAATTAAAGAGGGATATGCCGCAGATATTGTGATGTTTGACCCTGAAACCATTATTGATAAAGGCACGTTTGTTGAACCAAACCAATATCCCGAAGGGATCGATTTAGTGATGGTTAATGGCCGTATCGCATTAGTTAATGGGATCGAAAGTTACGCCTGTAGTGGCCATGTTTTAAGAGCATAA